A genomic region of Caulobacter vibrioides contains the following coding sequences:
- the ychF gene encoding redox-regulated ATPase YchF: MALKVAIVGLPNVGKSTLFNALTQTASAQAANYPFCTIEPNTGDVAVPEPRLDALAKIAGSKEIIPARITFVDIAGLVRGASKGEGLGNQFLANIRDCDAVAFVARCFEDDDITHVEGRIDPLSDLEIIEMELMLADLESLEKRLPAIEKKAKSGGDKDAANTLRLVNLALAQLREGRPARAATVDKEDEKAWHMLQLLTSLPALYVCNVEEASADKGNKYSALVAERAAKDNAKSVVISAQIESEIAMLDAAERAEFLETLGLEEPGLNRLIREAYKLLNLQTYFTVGPKEARAWTIHVGDTGPQAAGVIHTDFEKGYIRAETIAFDDFVKLGGEAGAKEAGKMRAEGKEYVVKDGDVMHFRFNV; this comes from the coding sequence ATGGCCCTGAAAGTCGCCATCGTCGGCCTGCCCAATGTCGGCAAGTCCACCCTGTTCAACGCCCTGACGCAGACCGCCTCGGCCCAGGCCGCCAACTATCCGTTCTGCACGATCGAGCCCAATACCGGCGACGTGGCCGTGCCCGAGCCGCGCCTGGACGCCCTGGCCAAGATCGCCGGCTCCAAGGAGATCATCCCGGCCCGGATCACCTTCGTCGACATCGCCGGCCTGGTGCGCGGCGCCAGCAAGGGCGAAGGCCTGGGCAACCAGTTCCTGGCCAATATCCGCGACTGCGACGCCGTCGCCTTCGTGGCGCGCTGCTTCGAGGATGACGACATCACCCACGTCGAGGGCCGTATCGACCCGCTCAGCGATCTTGAGATCATCGAGATGGAGCTGATGCTGGCCGACCTGGAGAGCCTGGAAAAGCGCCTGCCGGCCATCGAGAAGAAGGCCAAGTCAGGCGGCGACAAGGACGCGGCCAACACCCTGCGCCTGGTCAACCTGGCTTTGGCTCAGCTGCGCGAAGGTCGCCCGGCCCGCGCCGCGACCGTGGACAAGGAAGACGAGAAGGCCTGGCACATGCTGCAGCTCTTGACCTCGCTGCCGGCCCTCTATGTCTGCAACGTCGAGGAAGCCAGCGCCGACAAGGGCAACAAATATTCCGCATTGGTGGCCGAGCGCGCCGCCAAGGACAACGCCAAGAGCGTCGTCATCTCGGCCCAGATCGAGAGCGAGATCGCCATGCTGGACGCGGCCGAGCGCGCCGAGTTCCTCGAGACCCTGGGTCTGGAAGAGCCGGGCCTGAACCGCCTGATCCGCGAGGCCTACAAGCTCTTGAACCTACAGACCTACTTCACGGTCGGTCCCAAGGAAGCCCGCGCCTGGACGATCCATGTCGGCGACACCGGCCCGCAGGCGGCCGGCGTCATCCACACCGACTTTGAGAAGGGCTACATCCGCGCCGAGACGATCGCCTTCGACGACTTCGTCAAGCTGGGCGGCGAGGCCGGCGCCAAGGAGGCCGGCAAGATGCGGGCCGAAGGCAAGGAATACGTCGTCAAGGACGGCGACGTGATGCACT
- a CDS encoding pirin family protein: MSVRPVLKIVKGQPTSDGAGVRLTRMLGTPQAQMFDPFLMLDCFDNDQASDYMGGFPDHPHRGFETVTYMLEGRMRHKDNTGREGVIGPGGIQWMRAGKGIVHSEMPEQDQGRMRGFQLWVNLPASLKMTAPGYQEFEADSIPVEARDGGVSVKVISGATDAGTAGPIGGGAVDALYFDVVLPAGTVFEEPVGDDRNAMLAVYEGKVRVAHDTVESLSGVFLGRGDTVRVEAVTDARVLLLAGRPIGEPVFWHGPFVMDTREGLMQAFNDFQSGRF; this comes from the coding sequence ATGTCCGTCCGACCCGTCCTGAAGATCGTCAAAGGTCAGCCCACCTCGGACGGCGCCGGCGTGCGGCTGACGCGGATGCTAGGCACGCCGCAGGCCCAGATGTTCGACCCGTTCCTGATGCTGGACTGTTTCGATAACGACCAGGCGTCGGACTATATGGGCGGCTTCCCCGACCATCCGCATCGCGGCTTCGAGACCGTGACCTACATGCTGGAAGGTCGGATGCGTCACAAGGACAACACCGGCCGTGAGGGCGTGATCGGTCCGGGCGGGATCCAGTGGATGCGGGCCGGCAAGGGCATCGTCCACTCCGAGATGCCCGAGCAGGACCAAGGTCGCATGCGCGGCTTCCAACTGTGGGTGAACCTGCCCGCCAGCTTGAAGATGACCGCGCCCGGCTACCAGGAATTCGAGGCCGACAGCATCCCGGTCGAGGCGCGCGACGGCGGTGTGTCCGTGAAAGTGATCTCAGGCGCCACCGACGCTGGAACCGCCGGTCCGATCGGCGGCGGTGCGGTCGACGCGCTCTATTTCGACGTCGTGCTGCCGGCCGGGACCGTATTCGAGGAGCCGGTCGGCGACGACCGCAACGCCATGCTGGCCGTCTATGAGGGCAAGGTCCGCGTCGCCCACGACACCGTCGAGTCGCTGTCGGGCGTGTTCCTCGGGCGCGGCGACACCGTCCGCGTCGAAGCCGTCACCGACGCCCGCGTCCTGCTGCTGGCCGGCCGCCCGATCGGCGAGCCGGTCTTCTGGCACGGCCCCTTCGTGATGGACACGCGCGAGGGGCTGATGCAGGCGTTCAACGACTTCCAGAGCGGGCGGTTCTGA